In Paractinoplanes brasiliensis, the following proteins share a genomic window:
- a CDS encoding VOC family protein: protein MILNVSLMTVYCLDQEATRDFYVRHLGFEPRVDARMGEMRWVTLAHPNQPELELTLMTPGPPLSPEAAAFIRGQLEAGQMGGFGLRVDDCRKTHAELVSAGVEFLQEPADRPYGVEAVMRDNTGNWLVLVEKKDFNPADLG from the coding sequence ATGATTCTCAACGTCTCGCTGATGACCGTGTACTGCCTCGACCAGGAGGCCACCCGCGACTTCTACGTACGTCATCTGGGGTTCGAGCCCCGGGTGGACGCACGCATGGGTGAGATGCGGTGGGTCACACTGGCCCACCCCAACCAGCCCGAGCTCGAGCTGACGCTGATGACGCCCGGCCCGCCGCTGTCGCCGGAGGCCGCCGCGTTCATCCGGGGACAGCTGGAGGCGGGACAGATGGGCGGGTTCGGCCTGCGGGTCGACGACTGCCGCAAGACCCACGCGGAGCTGGTCTCGGCGGGGGTGGAATTCCTGCAGGAGCCGGCCGATCGCCCGTACGGGGTGGAGGCGGTGATGCGGGACAACACAGGCAACTGGCTGGTGCTGGTCGAGAAGAAGGACTTCAACCCGGCCGACCTCGGGTAG
- a CDS encoding Uma2 family endonuclease produces the protein MSGLSLPPIEDLDVDDLASLPKPYRYELREGNLVIAAPSSFWHKVMARRVLLMLHASGLNVFQDPGVRGDRPRDNRVPDLGVVSRLPPGLATYSNLPASSFSLVVEIVSEGAANGEYTDKAAWYAEHGIPEYWIVDRTPDRADDDAFVFVHRLLLAGGEPIYGRERNVLLSELEAEYPDIAAG, from the coding sequence ATGTCCGGCCTCTCGCTGCCGCCCATCGAGGACCTCGACGTCGACGACCTCGCGTCGCTGCCCAAGCCCTACCGTTACGAACTCCGCGAGGGCAACCTCGTCATCGCCGCGCCCTCCAGCTTCTGGCACAAGGTCATGGCGCGCCGCGTCCTGCTGATGTTGCACGCGTCGGGCCTCAACGTCTTTCAAGATCCCGGCGTACGGGGTGACCGGCCGCGCGACAACCGCGTGCCCGACCTCGGCGTCGTCTCCCGCCTGCCACCCGGCCTGGCGACCTACTCCAACCTGCCCGCGAGCTCGTTCAGCCTCGTCGTCGAGATCGTCTCCGAGGGCGCGGCCAACGGCGAGTACACCGACAAGGCCGCCTGGTACGCCGAGCACGGCATCCCCGAGTACTGGATCGTCGACCGCACGCCCGACCGGGCCGACGACGACGCCTTCGTGTTCGTGCATCGGCTGCTGCTCGCCGGCGGCGAACCGATCTACGGCAGGGAACGCAACGTGTTGCTCTCCGAGCTCGAGGCCGAGTATCCCGATATTGCGGCCGGCTAA
- the pdxT gene encoding pyridoxal 5'-phosphate synthase glutaminase subunit PdxT, giving the protein MAVVNIGVLALQGDVREHLAALAESDVLARPVRRPEELADVEALVIPGGESTAISKLAVAFGLLDPVRKRIADGMPVYGSCAGMIMLASTVLDGRPDQESFHGIDMTVRRNAFGRQVDSFEGDVAIDDIEGGDFHAVFIRAPWVEEVGDDVRVLGRVTGGPAAGRIVAVRQGNLLATAFHPELTGDLRVHRYFVEMVRQAVDV; this is encoded by the coding sequence CTGGCCGTCGTGAACATCGGAGTGCTGGCCCTGCAGGGCGACGTGCGCGAACACCTCGCCGCGCTGGCCGAGAGCGACGTGCTGGCCCGTCCGGTCCGCCGGCCCGAGGAGCTGGCCGACGTCGAGGCGCTGGTCATCCCGGGTGGGGAGTCGACCGCCATCAGCAAGCTGGCCGTGGCGTTCGGGCTGCTCGATCCGGTCCGCAAGCGGATCGCCGACGGGATGCCGGTCTACGGGTCGTGCGCGGGCATGATCATGCTGGCGTCGACGGTGCTCGACGGGCGGCCCGACCAGGAATCGTTCCACGGCATCGACATGACCGTGCGGCGCAACGCGTTCGGCCGGCAGGTCGACTCGTTCGAGGGCGACGTGGCGATCGACGACATCGAGGGCGGGGATTTCCACGCCGTCTTCATCCGCGCGCCGTGGGTGGAGGAGGTCGGCGACGACGTACGGGTGTTGGGTCGCGTCACCGGCGGTCCGGCCGCCGGTAGGATTGTCGCCGTTCGGCAGGGGAACCTGCTCGCCACGGCTTTCCACCCGGAGCTCACCGGCGACCTCCGCGTCCACCGGTACTTCGTCGAGATGGTCCGCCAGGCCGTAGACGTTTAG
- a CDS encoding glycosyltransferase family 4 protein translates to MRIGIVSPYSFDVPGGVQNHIMDLSEALIGLGHEVSVLAPADEDAELPPYVVSAGRAVPLPYNGSVARIAFGPVSTARVRRWLKAGRFDVLHVHEPMTLSLSLLAVLSARGPVVATFHTAMTRSRALSAAQGMLQLVVEKITARIAVSELARKVQVEHLGGGAVEIPNGVAVSKFASALPLDGWPGEGGSLGFLGRFTEPRKGFDILRAAFVPLARRRPGLRLLVAGPGDRDDLYHEIPVDLHDRVVFLGLVPESDKARMLRSVDVYVAPNTGGESFGMILTEAMAAGTAIAASDLDAFRRVLDGGRAGALFPTGDAEALCGLLDALLSDPARRAGLSEAASSAVLAFDWTSVAQRVLEVYATAIEATDGRVMDEEWDEPRSGE, encoded by the coding sequence ATGCGGATCGGGATCGTCTCGCCCTACTCGTTCGACGTGCCCGGCGGCGTTCAGAACCACATCATGGACCTGTCCGAGGCGCTGATCGGGCTGGGGCACGAGGTGAGCGTGCTGGCCCCGGCCGACGAGGACGCGGAACTTCCCCCGTACGTGGTCTCGGCCGGACGCGCCGTGCCGCTGCCCTACAACGGGTCGGTCGCCCGCATCGCGTTCGGGCCGGTGTCGACAGCGCGGGTGCGGCGCTGGCTCAAGGCCGGGCGGTTCGACGTGCTGCACGTGCACGAGCCGATGACGCTCAGCCTCTCGCTGCTGGCGGTGCTGTCGGCGCGGGGGCCGGTGGTCGCCACCTTCCATACCGCCATGACGCGTTCGCGGGCGCTTTCCGCTGCTCAGGGGATGCTGCAGCTGGTGGTCGAGAAGATCACGGCGCGGATCGCTGTCAGTGAGCTGGCGCGGAAGGTGCAGGTCGAGCATCTCGGCGGGGGAGCGGTGGAGATCCCCAACGGGGTTGCTGTCAGCAAGTTCGCCTCGGCCTTGCCCCTCGACGGGTGGCCCGGAGAGGGTGGTTCGCTGGGGTTCCTCGGGCGGTTCACCGAGCCTCGCAAGGGGTTCGACATCTTGCGTGCGGCTTTTGTCCCCTTGGCTCGCCGGCGGCCGGGATTGCGGCTGCTCGTCGCCGGTCCCGGCGACCGAGACGACCTTTACCACGAAATTCCGGTTGATCTGCATGATCGGGTGGTGTTTCTAGGACTTGTCCCCGAATCGGACAAGGCTCGCATGTTGCGTAGTGTCGATGTCTACGTGGCGCCGAACACCGGGGGCGAGAGCTTCGGGATGATCCTGACCGAGGCCATGGCGGCCGGAACGGCGATCGCGGCCAGCGACCTGGACGCCTTCCGGCGGGTGCTCGACGGCGGCCGTGCCGGGGCGCTCTTCCCCACCGGTGACGCCGAGGCGCTGTGTGGCCTGCTCGACGCGCTGCTCTCCGACCCGGCCCGGCGGGCGGGCCTGTCCGAGGCGGCATCGAGCGCGGTCTTGGCGTTCGACTGGACATCGGTCGCGCAGCGTGTCCTCGAGGTGTACGCAACGGCGATAGAGGCCACCGACGGGCGGGTCATGGACGAGGAGTGGGACGAACCACGTTCCGGCGAATGA
- the pgsA gene encoding phosphatidylinositol phosphate synthase, which translates to MAKIVQVPARAVIAYGVNPLARFLLRIGVTPNAVTVAGTVGVLFGASFGARGHLIWGTAIVTFFALTDALDGTMARMRGGSSKYGALLDSSMDRIADAAVFGAVVYYLHTEGNPYGGMIAALVSLAAGQVVSYVKARAQSLGLDADVGIAERLERLLIVGVGGLLGGAGLEWGLPAALWVLAALSIVTVFQRLIHAHRTEPAPAKEPTA; encoded by the coding sequence ATGGCAAAGATCGTTCAAGTACCCGCGCGCGCCGTCATCGCCTACGGCGTGAATCCACTCGCCCGATTCCTGCTGCGGATCGGCGTCACGCCCAACGCGGTCACCGTCGCCGGCACCGTCGGCGTGCTGTTCGGCGCCTCGTTCGGTGCGAGGGGCCACCTCATCTGGGGCACGGCCATCGTCACCTTCTTCGCCCTGACCGACGCGCTCGACGGCACGATGGCCCGGATGCGCGGCGGATCGAGCAAGTACGGCGCCCTGCTCGACTCGTCGATGGACCGCATCGCCGACGCGGCCGTCTTCGGCGCGGTCGTCTACTACCTGCACACCGAGGGCAACCCGTACGGGGGGATGATCGCGGCCCTGGTCAGCCTGGCCGCCGGTCAGGTCGTGTCGTACGTGAAGGCGCGCGCCCAGAGCCTCGGGCTCGACGCCGACGTCGGCATCGCCGAGCGCCTCGAGCGGCTGCTCATCGTGGGTGTCGGCGGCCTGCTCGGCGGGGCTGGGCTGGAATGGGGCCTGCCGGCCGCGCTCTGGGTGCTGGCCGCGCTGTCGATCGTCACCGTGTTCCAGCGGCTGATCCACGCGCACCGCACGGAGCCCGCGCCGGCGAAGGAACCCACTGCGTGA
- the ruvC gene encoding crossover junction endodeoxyribonuclease RuvC, with the protein MRVLGIDPGLTRCGVGVVEGVPGRPCKLIGYYVVYTEPDDDISLRLLHLDRSLGELVAEHKPDSVAVERVFSQHNVRTVMGTAQASAVGVLAGARAGLPVETYTPSEVKAAVTGSGQAGKAQVTAMVTRLLSLDAPPKPADAADALALAICHIWRGGTRARIQAAAVAAARKGVRKR; encoded by the coding sequence GTGCGCGTGCTCGGGATCGACCCGGGTCTCACCCGTTGCGGGGTCGGGGTCGTCGAGGGCGTGCCGGGCCGGCCGTGCAAGCTGATCGGCTACTACGTGGTCTACACCGAGCCGGACGACGACATCTCGCTGCGCCTGCTGCACCTCGACCGGTCGCTGGGCGAGCTCGTGGCCGAACACAAACCCGACAGCGTCGCCGTCGAGCGGGTCTTTTCCCAGCACAACGTGCGTACGGTGATGGGCACGGCCCAGGCCAGCGCGGTCGGTGTGCTGGCCGGGGCGCGTGCCGGGCTGCCCGTCGAGACGTACACGCCCAGCGAGGTGAAGGCCGCCGTCACCGGCTCCGGTCAGGCCGGCAAGGCGCAGGTGACGGCGATGGTCACCCGGCTGCTGTCGCTCGACGCGCCGCCCAAGCCGGCCGACGCCGCCGACGCGCTCGCCCTCGCCATCTGCCACATCTGGCGCGGCGGCACCCGCGCCCGCATTCAGGCGGCCGCGGTGGCCGCAGCTCGTAAAGGGGTCAGGAAGCGATGA
- the pdxS gene encoding pyridoxal 5'-phosphate synthase lyase subunit PdxS, giving the protein MSDNQPAVGTARVKRGMAEMLKGGVIMDVVTPEQAKIAEDAGAVAVMALERVPADIRAQGGVSRMSDPDMIDGIINAVSIPVMAKARIGHFVEAQVLQALGVDYVDESEVLTPADYANHIDKWNFTVPFVCGATNLGEALRRITEGAAMIRSKGEAGTGDVSNATTHMRKIRQEIRRLQTLPEDELFVAAKELQAPYELVREVAELGKLPVVLFTAGGIATPADAAMMMQLGAEGVFVGSGIFKSGNPAQRAAAIVKATTFHDDPDVLAKVSRGLGEAMVGINVEDEPVPHRLSERGW; this is encoded by the coding sequence ATGTCTGACAACCAGCCCGCCGTCGGGACCGCGCGGGTCAAGCGTGGTATGGCGGAGATGCTCAAGGGCGGCGTGATCATGGATGTCGTCACGCCGGAGCAGGCGAAGATCGCTGAGGATGCGGGGGCCGTGGCGGTCATGGCCCTGGAGCGGGTGCCCGCCGACATCCGTGCGCAGGGTGGCGTGTCACGGATGTCCGACCCCGACATGATCGACGGGATCATCAACGCCGTGTCGATCCCGGTGATGGCCAAGGCCCGGATCGGGCACTTCGTCGAGGCGCAGGTCCTGCAGGCGCTCGGCGTCGACTACGTGGACGAGTCCGAGGTGCTGACCCCGGCCGACTACGCCAACCACATCGACAAGTGGAACTTCACGGTGCCGTTCGTCTGCGGCGCCACCAACCTGGGTGAGGCGCTGCGCCGCATCACCGAGGGCGCGGCCATGATCCGGTCGAAGGGCGAGGCCGGCACGGGTGACGTCTCCAACGCGACCACCCACATGCGCAAGATCCGGCAGGAGATCCGGCGGCTGCAGACGCTGCCCGAGGACGAGCTGTTCGTCGCGGCGAAAGAGCTTCAGGCCCCGTACGAGCTGGTTCGCGAGGTGGCCGAACTGGGCAAGCTGCCGGTGGTGCTGTTCACCGCGGGCGGCATCGCGACCCCGGCCGACGCGGCGATGATGATGCAGCTGGGCGCCGAGGGTGTGTTCGTCGGCTCCGGCATCTTCAAGTCGGGCAACCCGGCCCAGCGCGCGGCCGCGATCGTCAAGGCCACCACCTTCCACGACGACCCGGACGTGCTGGCCAAGGTGTCGCGCGGCCTGGGCGAGGCCATGGTCGGCATCAACGTCGAGGACGAGCCCGTGCCGCACCGCCTGTCCGAGCGCGGCTGGTAA
- a CDS encoding elongation factor G-like protein EF-G2, which translates to MAQKTSEKGLNGATAPVVTEPGRVRNVVLVGHSGAGKTTLVEALLAATGTISRAGSVTDGTTVTDHDPAAIRQQRSVALSCAPVVHRDVKINLLDTPGYADFVGELRAGLRAADAALFVVSAVDGVDDATVALWEECAAVGMPRAVAITRLDHPRADYEDTLAGVQEAFGENVMPIYQPMLGDDGVSVAGLIGLVTLRVLDYSEGYPPREGEAEPEHLNPIADDRNALIEGVIAESEDESLMDRYLGGELISTATLLPDLEKAVARGNFYPVIPVCAGTGVGLDALLDGLVSAAPSPLEHELPVVTGVDGSARPPLTCDPDGPLVAEVVKTTIDRHVGRVSLVRVFSGTLRPEQTLHVSGHGMADRGHPDHDADERVAHIYSPLGAQLREVGQCVAGDICAITKSGSAETGDTLSSKDLPLLMEPWTMPEPLLPIAVVAKSRSDEDALAKNLARLVAGDPTMRLERNPDTHQLVLWTMGESHADVVLDRLRSGGVELDTEPVKVALRETFGCESQGHGRHVKQSGGHGQYAVCDIRVEPLPRGSGFEFVDKVVGGAVPHNYIPSVEKGVRAQLERGLAAGCPVVDLRVTLYDGKAHSVDSSDAAFQTAGALALREAAANGQVTLLEPIDEIVVRVPDTYVGAVMSDLSGRRGRPLGTENDGDGTHSLVRAEVPATELVRYAVELRALSSGAGTFTRTYARHEPMPVHLAEAFKKEQTVK; encoded by the coding sequence ATGGCGCAGAAGACCTCGGAGAAGGGGCTCAACGGCGCGACGGCGCCGGTGGTGACCGAGCCCGGCAGAGTACGCAACGTGGTGCTGGTGGGACACTCCGGCGCGGGCAAGACCACCCTGGTCGAGGCCCTGCTGGCGGCCACCGGGACGATTTCCCGGGCCGGCTCGGTGACCGACGGCACCACGGTGACCGACCACGACCCCGCCGCGATCCGTCAGCAGCGCTCGGTCGCGCTGTCGTGCGCGCCGGTCGTGCACCGGGACGTCAAGATCAACCTGCTCGACACCCCCGGTTATGCCGACTTCGTCGGGGAGCTGCGCGCCGGCCTGCGGGCCGCGGACGCCGCGCTCTTCGTGGTCTCGGCCGTCGACGGGGTCGACGACGCCACCGTCGCGCTGTGGGAGGAGTGCGCCGCGGTCGGTATGCCCCGGGCGGTGGCGATCACGCGGCTCGACCACCCGCGCGCCGACTACGAGGACACCCTGGCCGGCGTGCAGGAGGCGTTCGGTGAGAACGTGATGCCGATCTACCAGCCCATGCTCGGCGACGACGGTGTCTCCGTGGCCGGCCTGATCGGCCTGGTCACGCTGCGGGTGCTCGACTACTCCGAGGGGTATCCGCCGCGCGAGGGCGAGGCCGAGCCCGAGCACCTCAACCCGATCGCCGACGACCGCAACGCGCTCATCGAGGGGGTCATCGCCGAGAGCGAGGACGAATCCCTGATGGACCGCTATCTCGGCGGCGAACTGATCAGCACGGCGACGCTGCTGCCGGACCTCGAGAAAGCGGTCGCCCGGGGCAACTTCTATCCGGTCATCCCGGTCTGCGCGGGCACCGGCGTGGGGCTCGACGCGCTGCTCGACGGCCTGGTCAGCGCCGCGCCGTCGCCGCTGGAGCACGAGCTGCCGGTGGTCACCGGCGTCGACGGCTCGGCTCGCCCGCCGCTGACCTGCGACCCCGACGGCCCACTGGTGGCCGAGGTGGTCAAGACCACGATCGACAGGCACGTGGGCCGGGTCTCGCTCGTACGGGTGTTCTCCGGCACCCTGCGGCCGGAGCAGACGCTGCACGTCTCGGGGCACGGCATGGCCGACCGCGGCCACCCCGACCACGACGCCGACGAGCGGGTCGCCCACATCTACTCCCCTCTCGGCGCCCAGCTGCGCGAGGTCGGCCAGTGCGTCGCCGGCGACATCTGCGCGATCACCAAGTCGGGCAGCGCCGAGACCGGCGACACGCTCAGCAGCAAGGACCTGCCGCTGCTGATGGAGCCGTGGACGATGCCGGAACCGCTGCTGCCGATCGCCGTGGTCGCCAAGTCGCGCTCGGACGAGGACGCCCTGGCCAAGAACCTCGCCCGCCTGGTCGCCGGCGACCCGACCATGCGGCTGGAACGCAACCCCGACACCCACCAGCTGGTGCTCTGGACCATGGGCGAGTCGCACGCCGACGTGGTGCTCGACCGGCTGCGCTCGGGCGGGGTCGAGCTCGACACCGAGCCGGTCAAGGTGGCCTTGCGCGAGACCTTCGGCTGCGAGTCGCAGGGGCACGGGCGGCACGTGAAGCAGTCCGGCGGCCACGGCCAGTACGCGGTGTGCGACATCCGGGTCGAGCCGCTGCCCCGCGGGTCCGGCTTCGAGTTCGTCGACAAGGTGGTCGGCGGCGCGGTGCCGCACAACTACATCCCCTCGGTCGAGAAGGGGGTGCGGGCCCAGCTCGAACGCGGGCTGGCGGCCGGCTGCCCGGTGGTCGACCTGCGGGTGACCCTGTACGACGGCAAGGCGCACAGCGTCGACTCGTCGGATGCCGCGTTCCAGACCGCCGGTGCGCTCGCGCTGCGCGAAGCCGCCGCGAACGGGCAGGTCACGCTGCTCGAACCGATCGACGAGATCGTGGTGCGGGTGCCCGACACGTACGTGGGCGCGGTGATGAGCGACCTCTCCGGGCGCCGCGGCCGGCCGCTCGGCACCGAGAACGACGGCGACGGCACGCACAGCCTGGTCCGCGCCGAGGTGCCCGCCACCGAGCTGGTGCGTTACGCCGTCGAGCTACGAGCCCTCTCCTCCGGCGCGGGCACCTTCACCCGCACGTACGCCCGCCACGAACCCATGCCCGTGCACCTGGCAGAAGCCTTCAAAAAGGAGCAGACGGTCAAGTGA
- the ruvA gene encoding Holliday junction branch migration protein RuvA: MIASVRGVVAAIAPDSAVIEVGGVGLRVQCAPGTLAGLKTGAEARLATSMVVREDSLTLYGFADDDEKHLFELLQTASGVGPRLAQAVLAVHQPETVRRAIAGGDLATLTRVPGIGKKGAERMVLELRDRIGPMPIADGGPAGVLHGAWQEQVRQGVLALGWTAAQADQAVAAVAEGIDGEVPPVPVLLRQAIRLLGKSR, encoded by the coding sequence ATGATTGCCAGCGTGCGCGGGGTGGTGGCGGCGATCGCGCCGGACAGCGCGGTCATCGAGGTCGGCGGCGTCGGCCTGCGGGTGCAGTGCGCCCCAGGCACCCTCGCCGGCCTCAAGACCGGCGCCGAGGCCCGGCTCGCCACCAGCATGGTCGTACGGGAGGACTCGCTGACCCTGTACGGCTTCGCCGACGACGACGAGAAACATCTGTTCGAGCTGCTGCAGACCGCGAGCGGCGTCGGCCCCCGCTTGGCCCAGGCAGTGCTGGCCGTGCACCAGCCCGAGACCGTACGCCGGGCCATCGCCGGGGGTGACCTGGCCACACTGACCCGGGTCCCCGGCATCGGCAAGAAAGGCGCCGAACGCATGGTCCTCGAGCTGCGCGACCGCATCGGCCCGATGCCGATCGCCGACGGCGGCCCGGCCGGCGTGCTGCACGGCGCCTGGCAGGAACAGGTGCGCCAGGGCGTGCTCGCGCTGGGCTGGACAGCCGCCCAGGCCGACCAGGCGGTCGCCGCCGTCGCCGAGGGCATCGACGGCGAGGTTCCGCCCGTGCCCGTGCTGCTGCGCCAGGCCATCCGGCTGCTGGGCAAGTCCCGATGA
- a CDS encoding helix-turn-helix domain-containing protein, with protein MFALRRVRDHIDRHSARDLTLGELAALAGMSRCHLVRAFRTAYGETPMRYVSRRRIAEAQELLRHANLTVTEVCMAVGFSSLGSFSSRFTALVGESPLAYQRRYADGAPHIPGCWLFMHGVISISEKPGTPVRPSVEP; from the coding sequence GTGTTCGCCTTGCGCCGGGTGCGCGACCACATCGACCGGCACAGCGCGCGCGATCTCACGCTCGGTGAGCTGGCCGCGCTGGCCGGCATGTCGCGCTGTCATCTCGTGCGAGCATTCCGGACCGCGTACGGGGAAACTCCCATGCGCTACGTGTCGCGCCGGCGCATCGCCGAGGCCCAGGAGCTTCTGCGGCACGCCAACCTGACCGTCACCGAGGTGTGCATGGCGGTCGGCTTCTCGTCGCTGGGCTCGTTCTCGTCGCGGTTCACCGCCCTGGTCGGCGAGAGCCCGCTGGCCTATCAGCGGCGCTACGCGGACGGGGCGCCGCACATTCCGGGGTGCTGGCTGTTCATGCACGGGGTGATATCAATTTCGGAGAAGCCCGGGACGCCGGTACGGCCTAGCGTCGAACCATGA
- a CDS encoding phosphatidylinositol mannoside acyltransferase, with protein sequence MKDRLIEWGYAAGWRVTRALPLPLARRLFQFGADRAYARNGPGTQRLRRNLRQVKPDMDDLLVRDGLRSYARYWLEAFRLPSQTRQHFLDGFGMSDENYSELKSAITDGKGVVLALPHVGNWDAAAAWLVSHDWRMVTVAERLKPEGVYEQFLAYRRKLGMEVLPLTGGRRAPLEVLAERLGQGYAVCLLGDRDLSRNGVEVTFFGGRTRMPAGPAILAIRTGAPLYAVDLYFTETQTRAVLRRITPATEGPLDVRVKATTQMLADAFAIGIAEHPQDWHMLQKLWL encoded by the coding sequence GTGAAGGACCGGCTGATCGAGTGGGGCTACGCGGCCGGGTGGCGGGTCACGCGGGCCCTTCCGCTGCCCTTGGCGCGCCGTCTCTTCCAGTTCGGGGCCGACCGCGCGTACGCGAGAAACGGTCCGGGCACCCAGCGGCTGCGGCGCAACCTGCGGCAGGTCAAACCGGACATGGACGACCTGCTGGTGCGGGACGGGCTGCGTTCGTACGCGCGGTACTGGCTGGAGGCGTTCCGGCTGCCCTCGCAGACCCGGCAGCACTTCCTCGACGGCTTCGGCATGTCCGACGAGAACTACTCCGAGCTCAAGTCGGCGATCACCGACGGCAAGGGGGTCGTGCTCGCCCTGCCGCACGTCGGCAACTGGGACGCGGCCGCCGCGTGGCTGGTGTCGCACGACTGGCGCATGGTCACCGTGGCCGAACGGCTCAAGCCCGAGGGCGTGTACGAGCAGTTCCTCGCGTACCGCAGAAAGCTCGGCATGGAGGTGCTGCCGCTCACCGGGGGCCGGCGCGCCCCGCTCGAGGTGCTGGCCGAACGGCTGGGCCAGGGGTACGCGGTGTGCCTGCTGGGCGATCGTGACCTGTCCCGCAACGGCGTCGAGGTGACGTTCTTCGGCGGGCGTACCCGGATGCCGGCCGGGCCCGCGATCCTGGCCATCCGTACAGGGGCGCCCCTGTACGCGGTCGACCTGTACTTCACCGAGACGCAGACCCGGGCGGTGCTGCGCCGCATCACGCCGGCGACCGAGGGCCCGCTCGACGTACGGGTCAAGGCCACCACCCAGATGCTCGCCGACGCGTTCGCCATCGGCATCGCCGAGCACCCGCAGGACTGGCACATGCTGCAGAAACTGTGGTTGTAG
- a CDS encoding YebC/PmpR family DNA-binding transcriptional regulator — protein sequence MSGHSKWATTKHKKAVIDAKRGKMFAKLIKNIEVAARTGGGDPAGNPTLYDAIQKAKKSSVPNSNIDNAVKRGSGLEAGGADWQTIMYEGYGPNGVALLIECLTDNRNRAATEVRTALTRNGGTFADAGSVSYLFNRKGVVIVPKAGLSEDDLMLAVLDAGAEEINDLGDSFEVVSEPTDLVAVRTALQDAGIDYDSADSSLLPTMTVPLDEEAARKFLKLVDALDDCDDVQEVYPNADISDEVMAAIDA from the coding sequence ATGTCCGGCCACTCAAAATGGGCGACGACCAAGCACAAGAAGGCCGTCATCGACGCCAAGCGCGGCAAGATGTTCGCCAAGCTGATCAAGAACATCGAGGTCGCGGCGCGCACCGGCGGTGGGGACCCGGCCGGTAACCCCACGCTCTACGACGCCATCCAGAAGGCGAAGAAGAGCTCGGTCCCCAACAGCAACATCGACAACGCGGTCAAGCGCGGCTCGGGCCTCGAGGCCGGTGGCGCCGACTGGCAGACGATCATGTACGAGGGGTACGGCCCCAACGGTGTCGCCCTGCTGATCGAGTGCCTCACCGACAACCGCAACCGCGCGGCCACCGAGGTACGCACGGCGCTGACCCGCAACGGTGGCACGTTCGCCGACGCCGGCAGCGTGTCGTACCTGTTCAACCGCAAGGGCGTCGTGATCGTCCCCAAGGCCGGCCTCAGCGAGGACGACCTGATGCTGGCCGTGCTCGACGCCGGCGCCGAAGAGATCAACGACCTCGGCGACTCGTTCGAGGTGGTCAGCGAGCCGACCGACCTGGTCGCGGTGCGCACCGCCCTGCAGGACGCCGGCATCGACTACGACTCGGCCGACTCCTCGCTGCTGCCCACGATGACCGTGCCGCTCGACGAGGAGGCCGCGCGCAAGTTCCTCAAGCTGGTCGACGCGCTCGACGACTGCGACGACGTGCAAGAGGTCTACCCGAACGCGGACATCAGCGACGAGGTCATGGCGGCCATCGACGCCTGA
- a CDS encoding HIT family protein, translated as MSDPDGLERLWTPHRLDYVTGEGRPDGCPFCLAPAEPEATSLVVARGELVFAVLNLYPYNPGHVMVCPYRHVADYTDLTDAETVEVASFTRTAMRVIRSISSPHGFNLGMNQGAVAGAGIAAHLHQHIVPRWGGDANFMSVVGQTKVLPQLLGETRRLLIGAWPVT; from the coding sequence GTGAGCGACCCCGACGGCCTCGAGCGGCTCTGGACCCCGCACCGCCTCGACTACGTCACCGGCGAGGGCCGTCCCGACGGCTGCCCGTTCTGCCTGGCGCCGGCCGAGCCCGAGGCGACCAGCCTGGTCGTGGCGCGCGGCGAGCTCGTGTTCGCCGTGCTCAACCTCTATCCGTACAACCCCGGGCACGTCATGGTCTGCCCCTACCGGCACGTGGCCGACTACACCGACCTCACCGACGCCGAGACGGTCGAGGTGGCTTCCTTCACCCGTACGGCGATGCGCGTGATCCGGTCGATCAGCAGCCCGCACGGCTTCAACCTGGGCATGAACCAGGGCGCCGTCGCGGGCGCGGGGATCGCCGCCCACCTGCACCAGCACATCGTGCCGAGGTGGGGCGGCGACGCGAACTTCATGTCGGTGGTCGGTCAGACCAAGGTGCTCCCGCAGCTGCTCGGCGAGACCCGCCGCCTGTTGATCGGCGCGTGGCCGGTCACTTGA